One Leishmania donovani BPK282A1 complete genome, chromosome 15 genomic window carries:
- a CDS encoding nucleoside transporter 1, putative, translating to MDTAPDHREPQEQGESRKWYEMTASEFYVYVVAFMCGVSMMMPVNAVFSAPAYIMTYYRYAMQDPEAVPLYTNFWNNVMTYYNLIGIVTSLIMEPLTLLSWFRRIPMKVRLLGGLVILIVEIIVLMVVPARGTSEAGAVATICCTGFIGGFGKSIFESTTYGMFGAFPSSFTSTMMGGVGMSGVLTSLLQIIVKAALPDSYEGVKKQSKIYYGLDVGIQGMTFVALILLRFNSFAQNYFGDLGAVKSKVDAGKLSAEALCHTDEHPTHDKEGRNSSSGKEVPALGEVQTAAAKSEGPDAVEESSWPHEVEGPTSNEILVATAIFSTLRRVKWMFVACAFNFLITLFLFPGIAVGMFPDSKWFSTIAVFIFNVFDVLGRFSPSLKLMWPRSYKQRWIIVAASFARVIFVPLLLLHSYHYIPGEAYGYVMEVIFGFSNGYVGSMALVLGPQSKGIDNDGKRFVAGTLMGISILVGGTIGTVLSIMTQTIRERH from the coding sequence ATGGACACTGCACCCGATCATCGCGAGCCCCAGGAGCAGGGCGAGAGTCGCAAGTGGTATGAAATGACTGCAAGCGAGTTCTACGTGTACGTCGTCGCGTTCATGTGCGGCGTGTCCATGATGATGCCCGTCAATGCCGTCTTCTCCGCGCCTGCATACATTATGACGTACTACCGCTACGCCATGCAGGACCCGGAAGCGGTTCCGCTGTACACAAACTTCTGGAACAACGTCATGACCTACTACAACCTCATCGGTATCGTGACGAGCCTGATCATGgagccgctgacgctgctcaGCTGGTTCCGCCGCATCCCGATGAAGGTGCGTCTGCTTGGCGGCCTGGTCATCCTGATCGTCGAGATCATCGTGCTTATGGTGGTGCCTGCGCGCGGCACGAGCGAGGCCGGTGCCGTGGCGACgatctgctgcaccggcttCATTGGCGGCTTCGGCAAGAGCATCTTCGAGTCCACGACGTACGGCATGTTCGGTGCCTTCCCCTCGAGCTTCACGTCCACCATGATGGGTGGCGTCGGCATGTCTGGTGTGCTGacatcgctgctgcagatcaTCGTGAAGGCTGCGCTGCCCGACTCCTACGAGGGCGTGAAGAAGCAGTCGAAGATCTACTACGGCCTGGACGTGGGTATCCAGGGCATGACCTTCGTTGCGCTGATCCTGCTCCGCTTCAACAGCTTCGCCCAGAACTACTTCGGTGACCTCGGTGCTGTGAAGAGCAAGGTGGACGCCGGCAAGCTatcggcggaggcgctctGCCACACCGACGAGCACCCGACTCATGACAAGGAGGGTCGCAACTCTTCTTCGGGCAAGGAGGTGCCGGCCCTGGGTGAGGTGcagacggccgccgccaagtCGGAGGGCCCGGATGCGGTGGAAGAGAGCTCATGGCCGCACGAGGTGGAGGGCCCGACGAGTAACGAGATCCTCGTGGCCACCGCCATCTTCAGCACGCTGCGCCGTGTCAAGTGGATGTTCGTCGCCTGTGCCTTTAATTTTCTCATCACGCTGTTCCTCTTCCCCGGCATCGCTGTCGGCATGTTTCCGGACTCGAAGTGGTTCTCGACGATCGCCGTGTTCATCTTCAACGTGTTCGATGTGCTGGGCCGCTTCTCGCCGTCGCTGAAGCTCATGTGGCCGCGGTCGTACAAGCAGCGCTGGATCATCGTAGCGGCGTCCTTTGCGCGCGTCATctttgtgccgctgctgctgctgcactcgtACCACTACATCCCGGGCGAGGCGTACGGCTACGTGATGGAGGTCATCTTCGGCTTCTCGAACGGCTACGTGGGCTCGATGGCGCTGGTGCTTGGCCCGCAGTCGAAGGGCATCGACAACGACGGCAAGCGCTTCGTTGCCGGTACTCTGATGGGCATCTCCATCCTCGTCGGTGGCACGATCGGCACCGTGCTCAGCATCATGACGCAGACCATCCGCGAGCGCCACTGA
- a CDS encoding nucleoside transporter 1, putative — MDTAPDHREPQEQGESRKWYEMTASEFYVYVVAFMCGVSMMMSVNAVFSAPAYIMTYYRYAMQDPEAVPLYTNFWNNVMTYYNLTGIVTSLSMEA; from the coding sequence ATGGACACTGCACCCGATCATCGCGAGCCCCAGGAGCAGGGCGAGAGTCGCAAGTGGTATGAAATGACTGCAAGCGAGTTCTACGTGTACGTCGTCGCGTTCATGTGCGGCGTGTCCATGATGATGTCCGTCAATGCCGTCTTCTCCGCGCCTGCATACATTATGACGTACTACCGCTACGCCATGCAGGACCCGGAAGCGGTTCCGCTGTACACAAACTTCTGGAACAACGTCATGACCTACTACAACCTCACCGGTATTGTGACGAGCCTGAGCATGGAGGCG
- a CDS encoding nucleoside transporter 1, putative — protein sequence MWPRSYKQRWIIVAASFARAIFVPLLLLHSYHYIPGEAYGYVMEVIFGFSNGYVGSMALVLGPQSKGIDNDGKRFVAGTLMGISILVGGTIGTVLSIMTQTIRATY from the coding sequence ATGTGGCCGCGGTCGTACAAGCAGCGCTGGATCATCGTAGCGGCGTCCTTTGCGCGCGCCATctttgtgccgctgctgctgctgcactcgtACCACTACATCCCGGGCGAGGCGTACGGCTACGTGATGGAGGTCATCTTCGGCTTCTCGAACGGCTACGTGGGCTCGATGGCGCTGGTGCTTGGCCCGCAGTCGAAGGGCATCGACAACGACGGCAAGCGCTTCGTTGCCGGTACTCTGATGGGCATCTCCATCCTCGTCGGTGGCACGATCGGCACCGTGCTCAGCATCATGACGCAGACTATTCGCGCGACTTACTAA
- a CDS encoding nucleoside transporter 1, putative, with protein sequence MDTAPDHREPQEQGESRKWYEMTASEFYVYVVAFMCGVSMMMPVNAVFSAPAYIMTYYRYAMQDPEAVPLYTNFWNNVMTYYNLIGIVTSLIMEPLTLLS encoded by the coding sequence ATGGACACCGCACCCGATCATCGCGAGCCCCAGGAGCAGGGCGAGAGTCGCAAGTGGTATGAAATGACTGCAAGCGAGTTCTACGTGTACGTCGTCGCGTTCATGTGCGGCGTGTCCATGATGATGCCCGTCAATGCCGTCTTCTCCGCGCCTGCATACATTATGACGTACTACCGCTACGCCATGCAGGACCCGGAAGCGGTTCCGCTGTACACAAACTTCTGGAACAACGTCATGACCTACTACAACCTCATCGGTATCGTGACGAGCCTGATCATGgagccgctgacgctgctcaGC